gagacttgtttgggctaaagaacacaaggaatggacattagaccagtggaaatctgtgctttggtctgatgaatccaaatttgagatctttggttccaaccactgtgtctttgtgcgacgcagaaaaggtgaacagatggactctacatgcctggttcccaccgtgaagcatggaggaggaggtgtgatggtgtgggggtgctttgctggtgacactgttggggatttattcaaaattgaaggcatactgaaccagcatggctaccacagcatcttgcagcggcatgctattccatccagtttgcatttagttggaccatcatttatttttcaacaggacaatgaccccaaacacacctccaggctgtgtaagggctatttgaccatgaaggagagtgatggggtgctgcgccagatgacctggcctccacagtcaccggacctgaacccaattgagatggtttggggtcagctggactgcagagtgaaggcaaaagggccaacaagtgctaagcatctctgggaactccctcaagactgttggaagaccatttcaggtgactgccgtatatactcgagtataagccgacccgaatataagccgaggcccctaattttacgcccaaaaaatgggaaaaattattgactcgagtataagactagggtgggaaatgcagaagctactggtaaatttcaaaaataaaaatagataccgtaccaataaaattacattaattgaggcatcagtaggttaaaggtttttgaatatttatttcaaagtaaaacaatatggtatcaacaataactttaacagtacaaaaaccaactaaagggaatattcgatttttgggaaaataccagttcatgcgaattttcatgcgaaaatttgaatgtgatttttattttttgcgaattttcgcaatcaagacctagactcgagtataagacgagggggctttttgagcacaaaaatatgtgccaaaaaactcgtcttatactcgagtatatacggtacctcttgaagctcatcaagagaatgccaagagtgtgcaaagcagtaatcaaagcaaaagggggctactttgaaaaacctagaatatgacatattttcagttgtttcacacttttttgttatgtatataattccacgtgttcatttatagttttgatgccttcagtgtgaatctacaattttcatagtcatgagaataaagaaaactctttgaatgagaaggtgtgtccaaacttttggtctgtactgtacatatatatatatatatatatatatatatatatatatacacacatatacatatacacacacacacacacacacacagtataacactgcAGAGTAAAATTGCAAACTCCACCATGTATAGATTATGTTTCAGCAGATTACATTTTAATCACCCAAaaggaaaatatttattttatacaaaTTAAACAAAACATGGCAACAACTGAATAATATGTTTATTACAATGGTTAGTTAGGTTTTTCTTCAGGACTAGGATATGGATACTTTGCGTGGGTACTGCCATGTTAAAAACTTACATTTTAGATTTTCAAAGAAAGACTTGAAAAATAAAACAGAATGTTATTAGCTAAAACACCAAAAGAAGCCTCACTCATAGGATAATTAGAGCACACAAAGGAAGATGTATGAAAACCTGCACACAAAAAAAGAAGGATTAGATGTCACCAATCAAAAAATTCTGATATTTTTAAAAGGGCAGATGAGAATATATGAAATCagtaatgtgattggttgctgtgtgcATCTGCACTCAGTTTTCTCTTCTACTGGCTTTGAATAAATCTACCACTTGTTCCTAGATATTTTCCAGTTAACTTTTCTTTGTCGTCTTCTTTACTCGCTGTTTTCACTGTCAGAATATGCACCCAACAAAGACAAAGAAGATGCTCCTGTACCTGAAGTAACACTTTTGCTGTTCCCTGTGAAAGAGTAACATTTGAGAATGAATAACACTATACAACACTAAAATATTACAGGTGTGCATCAGAGACAGCAAATCGAATTGAACTTCCAAAATTATAGCCATTCATTAGCACTTTGTTCacactgttataaaaaaaattgttatttctTCCATTTTGAAGAGGTCTTCATTTTGACCGACACCCAGCAACTATATGCTATTAATCAGAATAGGACAAGGACAGAATAATTTCTCAGTAGTGGACATGGTCATGACTGGTGTGGAGCAGCATTCCTCAATGCCCAAAAGTAACATCAGACGGTAGAATGGGGctgcaaaacccctttatgtCATGGAGCCTCCAGGCATGGCATACATTTACTTCACAGTGTGCCAAGGGGTTGCCTCTCATCCAAAAAGTATCACCTATTCATAGGATGGGCGAATATGTCTGATCactggaacccccaccaatcacaagaaggGTCCCAAGTTTATCCTAATTACACAACCACTGaaggaaatgggaaaaattacaaaaaatgagTTTCTTATTTTTAAATCACTAGCCATATAAAATTATTGAAATATTTAGATACAAAAATACAAAGTACATGGGCTTACAGCCGCTTGTTCCGCGAGTATAACACTTTTTTCCTGAGATCTGGCTCCACCATAGTATTTGGCATGCTGTATGTTAATAGAGTGTGGTCTGCCATTCTGGCAGATTTTACTCAGGCAGTGCTGTATACGGCTTcagaataaggctacattcacacttgcgtttggagcggatcagtctggtgtctgcaaacgatggtatccattcagaacggatccgtctgcattatatttcagaaaaaaatctaattctaaaagttagtcagacggatccgtcctgactttgcattgaaagtcaatgggggacggatcagtttgaaattgcaccatattgtgtcaaatggatccgtccccattgacttacattgtaagtctggtcggatccgtttggctccgcacggccaggcggacacacgaacgctgcaagctgcgtccgggtgtccgtctgctgagcggaacggatgccagactgaggcattctgagcggatccgcatccactcagaatgcattggggcagtacggatccgttcagggccgcttgtgagagccttcaaacggaactcacaagcggaaccccgaacgcaagtgtgaaagtagcctaacacatacACATAGGAATCCAAACAGTGGAAAAAAGTGGACAGGGCTTAGCGTGGCACGCTGGATTTACTCCAAGTTACACAAAAAACTGTGCAGAGCAGATAAGCACCTAAATTATTAAACAGGCTTTTAAtaatgatgaactatcctcaggataggtcatcaatatcagattggcaaagGTCTGAACCCCGGCACCACTGTCAATTATCTCCCTCCTTTcttcctgttcactgctgctatgtctatggcaagcaaGAGAGAATGGAGACATATGAAGGGAAgatgtatgaagggaaggcgcgcgcaccaatctgatattgatgacctattctatcctgaggataggtcatcaatattaaaatccttgaaaacccctttaagaggcatcTGCGTCTTAATACGTTAGACATGTCTTACTCCAGCTCAGGGAAATTGAGACTGGTAAGAATGGGAACACCActgttgataaatctcccccagtatgtGTATCAGGGCCGAGTACCAGTGAGATAACTACGTGACAGGGCTCATTTTTATCCCCTGGAAATACATAATTAACACTCATTGAAAGGCAGCAAACAGGGATTTCGATAACCATGAGGAATTGTTACAGGATATCTACCACATGGATTAAGACTATTACCTGTGCTATTAGAAGCTTTCTCACATTCACTCATATGTGTGCTACCAGTGACATGAGCCTGATTCGACTCAGTTTTCATTGTAGTCTTGACAGTATCTTGGCTAACACTGGCCACACAATTCACTATGGTTTCAGGACCTTTCTTCCTTACAAGTCCAGAAAGTAGACTACGGCTCTTAGGCTTAATGTGATTGTTGTCTGATTTTTCACCACAGTGCTTCTTGTTGGGGTACAAGCTCTATAGTAAAACAGCacaaatattatatataaaaaggaaatatatTTATGGATttgttcaatatttttttttaccattttattcATGTTCAATAATGGAATTTTCCTTATTAAGTTTATTGACCTTTATACTATAATATGCTTGTGTAACATATATACTAATATTTTACTCTGTGTATGGTTAAAAGCTTCTgaataatgatttttttaatttaaaaatataaaaagacacaCTACTAAAATAGTAAAGTCAAATTTATATGCGTCATCCTGAACCCTCCTCTGCTCCGCTACAGTAACAATATATTGTTTTGGCTACAGTTATGACATGCAACtactggcctcagtggtataTGGGATGCAGCATTTGCTTGTGGTATATAGACATATCACCTCTGCAGCCAGTATGGAAGAATCACACTGGAACAGAGGGGGTTGTGGGTGGCAAGtaagttttttttaatcatttcaaTAGCGTCTCACCCTTCTTAAAAAATGGAAATATATAAGCAATTGGTAAAgggattgacaaaaaaaaaaaaaaaaaaaaaaaaaaaaaggtcataaaATAATAAAGAACATATACTCAGCTATTTTACACTCAAAAGGTTCCAGGCCCCCACAATCTCAGCATCCTAACAGTATGTTGCTGTGTGGGAATGCACAACATTAATTGTCATGCTACGAGAATCTGGTAAAATCTTTTCCACTCTGCTGTGGCTGCTGTACGGTGCAGAATTTCCAACTGCAAATCTGAAGTGCATCCGCCCTGTGCAAACCCACAGTGTTTAAGccagtctgcattgttaatggccacgcgGTATTGCAGAGGTCGCAAGACCATTAATAATGCAAACTGGCTTACACAGTGCAGTTTCATTAGGACATGATGTGGCCCATTCAGCCACATGGTTCTTCATCAAAGCATAGTTGCGTCCTGAATGCCACACAACAGAgcaggtgtggtcataccctaactGTAGCAGGTATGTTACAGAAATTTGCAAGTGTCCCATTCATCTGAATAGGTTTTGTAGAAATCAAAGCACCCATTCAGAGACATGGGACACATGTCAGTCTCATTTCTGAACCATATTTGCAGCATTTTAATATACCATAACAAATTTCCACTGTTGACCGTTTTTTTATCCTGATGCTCTCAAATATCTAAGATTTTGCTAAATGAGATGATACATATGCAGTATTATAATATGTGCAAATAACCTTAGTCAAGATATCAGTTGGTTTCATGTCCACAGCTGCCTTAGGTACATCAGATGAGATCTCTTCTTCAGAGTCAGAGTCTGCAACAAGCTGCCTCTTCTGAGCCTCAGCCAACATTTCCCTACAGATAACAATGTCTTTTATCAATAGTCATactaaaggataaaaaaaaaaaacacccatgcaAAGACAGCGAAACACATATAGTGTCAACTACCTGATCTGCCTCTCATCTTCCTCCACCTCCCTCCTCTTCATTTCATCTTCTGTCTCTCTGTAGACACCTATCATAGACTCAAAGTCCACATTAGCCTGACGCTGGTTCAGCTCTTTCAATTCTTGTAAATTCTCCAAGATATCCATTTCCATTTTGGAGTCCTTCGTCCTGTTTTCAAGAACCTAAATATTGTTGTACATGTTAATGATAAAGGTTGATTTAAAATAGTTAATCATTATGCAAGTGATATTACtaagcataaaaaaaattgcaaccccATAAATAAAATGTCATGTTAGGTATTAGAGCAAACAGAGTTTTGGGTCTTCTGCATGAAGACATTTTAATTCCCCTTTGAGTTAGATATTGTTCTGATTTGCTCCTATATGACCATTTTTAAATGTGTGGAAATCCTCTTATAGCATTATTAGTTTCATATAAACATTCAATACTGCcagacactatgggggaattcAACATTCCCACTATGTTGATTTTCTGGTGTTGAAAAGTTGCAAACACTATTGTGACAATATTTTCTACGCCACCCACTGGTGGCCAGCGGGCCCAGCACAATTCCGTttatttatgccagtttctggcgtaaatgaaaacagaaatctacagcagctctgaccTGCCGTAGATTTAGGATAaggtgcacagactgccagagCCCTGCTCTGATATCAAGACTGATGCAGCACACGCtgttcttgataaatctccccttatgtGACTGCCAAAAGAAGAGGCACCCCCTACTTTACGAAAACATGTCTTTGATGACTATGATGGGAAAACTCACAAACAATGGAATTTGTCAAAGAAGATGTGTATGTGTAAGAacctggatttaaaaaaaaaaaaaaaaaaaaaaaaaaaaaaaaagtgcaaatctgacatgtgacactttatgtggtaataactttgcagcacttttacttatccattctgccattctgagaatgtttttttcgtgacacattgtactttataatAGTGGAAAATTTGAgttaatatttcacctttatttataaaaaaaatccaagatttacagaaaattttgaaatatTTTATTTTGAAAATTTACATTTCTATGCTTAACGTAAAGGGATTGCTGCTAAAACGTTCTAATGACCCACGATCAGAGAAACCTTTGATTGCTGCTATTTAACCCTTTGTTTTCAGCGATTAGTGCTAATGGCATTATTCTAGTGCTAAGGCTGGGGAAAAGAACCTTGTGTGAGTAGCCATTTGTttgaaaaatgatattattgtgtaaaacttacataaataaaataaaataaaagtatacattttaggtatcgaagcatccgtaataactttagctctataaaaatatcacatgacctaacctctcaggggaattccgtaaaaaaaataaacggtgtaaaataaaccattttttgtcaccttacatcacaaaaagtgtaatagcaagcgatcaaaaagtcacacgcaccccaaaatagtgccaataaaacatattgagtgtcatctcatcccgcaaaaatcataccctacccagggtaatcacccaaaaactgaaaaaattatggctctcagactatggaaacactaaaacatgattttctttcttcaaaaaagaaatcaatcattgtgtaaaacttacataaataaaaaaaaaaaagtatacatattaggtatcgccacgtccgtgacaacctggtctataaaaataccacatgatctaacctgtcagataaatgttgtaaaaaacaataaataaaaacagtgccaaaacagccatttcttgttaccttgcctcataaaaagtgtaatatagagcaaccaaaaatcatatgtaccctaaactagtaccaacagaacttccaccctatcccgtagtttctaaaatggggtcacttttttggagtttctactctaggggtgcaccagGGGGAGCttcaaaagggaaattttgaaattgtacctctattttccattaattcttgtggaacacctaaaggattaacgacgtttgtaaaatcagttttgaataccttgaggggtgtagtttctagaatggggtcattttttgggtggtttctattatgtttctattatgtaagcctcgcaaagtgacttcagacctgaactggtccctaaaagatttgcttctaaaacttctaagccttgtaacatccccaaaaaataaaatatcattcctaaaatgatccaaacatgaagtagacatatgagaaatgtaaagtaataactatttttggagttattactatgtattatagtttatagaaatttgctatttttttgaaaatttgggtaaatttagtatttttttataaataaaaatttatttattttacttcattttaccagtgtcatgaagtacaatatatgacgaaaaaacaatctcagaatggcctggataagtcaaagcgttttaaaattaccaccacttaaagtgacactggtcagatttgcaaacaatggcctggtccttaaggtgaaataaggctgtttcctaaaggggttaagggaaagaagtggaatgttatgcaatggccaatccAATCACTCAtggatttcacttgctgaagacaaaactgtgaaaatgcctcaagaacaagcaggaacagaAGACAGTTgctgtagaggcctggcagagcatcaccagggatgaaacccagcgtctggtaatgtctatgcgttccagacttcaggctgtaattgactgcaaaggatttgcaaccaagtattaaaaagtgaaagtttgatttatgaatattctgtcccattacttttggtcccttaacaattggtagcacatatgcaaactgttgtaattcctacaccgttcacctgatttggatgtaaataccctcaaattaaagctaacagtctgcagttaaagccaaTCTttttcgtttaatttcaaatgcATTAGGCTGGTGTATAGAATTGTGTTggcgtcccaatatttatggacctgactgtagacaGATATCACTTTCGAACACCGATGTTAAACTCCTTTGCAAGGATGCTGTCTAGAGTTATCTCCTCGATTATTCACCCAGATCAAAACGGGTTTATTCCTAGTAAAAGGTACCCAACATAATCTTCATCGACTCTTTGCGAACATACAGTCACCTGGAGGTGtttcccgctccatcctgtctttggatgcctctaaggcgtttgacagggtggaatggGGATTTTTATGGAGGGTCCTGGGAAGGATGGGATTCGGTAAGAGGTTCATAAGTATGGTTAGGCTCCTGTACAACTCCTCTATAGCCAAGTTCAATCTTAATGGTAGTCTCACCTCGAGCTTTACATTAACTAGAGGCACTCGTCAAGGTTGTCCAATTTCTCCGCTCCTCTTTGACATCTATATTGAGCCTCTGGCATTAAGTATTAGGCAACATACTAGGATTGAGGGTTTTGGAGTGCTGGGACTAGAGGATCGGATTTCTCTATATGCggacgattattatttttttataaatcgtACTAATATAATCCTCCCAAGAACCATCTGTAAAGTAAATTCCTTTGGTGAAGTCTCTGGTTTTGATGTCAAAGACCTCCCTAATGTTACTGGATAATTTTGAATATCTGAGTGAGGGGCCCTTCTCGATGttaaaggtggttgattcatttgaGTATCTTGGCATAACAATATCCCGTAGGATTAAAGATTTTACGAAACTTAATCTGATTCCAGTGATATGTAAattgagataaaaaaaattacaatatggCATCGACTACCTTTAACTAGAGCAGATAGAATCTCCCTGGTTAAGATGGTTAAGATGGTGATTTTGCCTCAACTTCATTATATCCTTAGGAACCATCCAATTTGGATTGAGAATAAGTTCTTTAGGCTTATTGAGAGGCTGATCAACTCCCTTttgtggggaagaaagcgagtaagGTTAAAACTGGACTATTTTTATAAGCCGTTGGAGCAGGGAGGGCTGAATCTTCcctattttaagggctattttaTAGCCGGGCAGTTATGGTTATTTTGTGAATGGGAGAAAAGTGCTTTGTGTAAGACTTTGGTGGAACGATCCTCATTTGATAATATTTCACTTTGTTGGAACCTGGGCGTTTAATTAAGGCTGAACAAGAATATAGAGCGACTGGAAGGCTATTCTCTAGATCTTGGACTACTTGGATGGATGGGGATAAAGGGATCTCTCTTGTGCACCCCtgtttggcacattttttatttacagggggttgatcaattaTGTCAAATATGTCAAATGATCAAATAAGTTTTGGCAGCATAGTAATATTAAGTATATTTCACAAGTTGTGAGAAATGGAGAGGTACTTTCCTTTTCTGATTTAGCACATTTGGGTAATTTAGGTAATTTAAGTTGGTTTAGATACTTTCAATTACGTTCAGCACTTTTTAGTATAAAAGAAGCTCCATTGTTGGAGATTGATACTTCTTCACTATTAAATACAGTGATAGGGAGCTCAGGCCAGAAGGGCAAGATTTTCCAATTATATAAAATTAATAATTAAGGCACTATTTAAATCAGGCTGTTTTCCCGGGCCAGGGGGAAAACCtcacattttttacaatgttgGCCGATTTTCTGCATATGTTATGGTCCTGCCCAGACTTAAAAAAATCTATGGGGGTTCAGTCCAGAACTTTATTGTTCAAAATTTTAAGGTAATAATTCTCTTTTCACCAGAGAGTGTTGTATTTTGAGTGACCTATCTAAGGTCAATTGTGACAAGTATAAAAAGATCTTTTTGAGTATGGTTTTCACAGAATACCCCAAGCCTTAATGAGTGGCTATTTCTGGTTAATAAGGTCAAGAAATACGAGAACATCCTATATAACCAAAGAAACTCTAAACAAAAATAGTCCAAGATATGGGGAGGTTGGAAATGGTAGGTTCTCTCTTTTTCTTATCTCTATttcct
This portion of the Bufo gargarizans isolate SCDJY-AF-19 chromosome 1, ASM1485885v1, whole genome shotgun sequence genome encodes:
- the YJU2 gene encoding splicing factor YJU2 isoform X2, with the translated sequence MSERKVLNKYYPPDFDPSKIPKLKLPKDRQYVVRLMAPFNMRCKTCGEYIYKGKKFNARKETVQNEQYLGLPIFRFYIKCTRCLAEITFKTDPENTDYAMEHGATRNFQAEKLIEEEEKRFQKEREEEELNNPMKVLENRTKDSKMEMDILENLQELKELNQRQANVDFESMIGVYRETEDEMKRREVEEDERQIREMLAEAQKRQLVADSDSEEEISSDVPKAAVDMKPTDILTKGTAKVLLQVQEHLLCLCWVHILTVKTASKEDDKEKLTGKYLGTSGRFIQSQ
- the YJU2 gene encoding splicing factor YJU2 isoform X1, with protein sequence MSERKVLNKYYPPDFDPSKIPKLKLPKDRQYVVRLMAPFNMRCKTCGEYIYKGKKFNARKETVQNEQYLGLPIFRFYIKCTRCLAEITFKTDPENTDYAMEHGATRNFQAEKLIEEEEKRFQKEREEEELNNPMKVLENRTKDSKMEMDILENLQELKELNQRQANVDFESMIGVYRETEDEMKRREVEEDERQIREMLAEAQKRQLVADSDSEEEISSDVPKAAVDMKPTDILTKSLYPNKKHCGEKSDNNHIKPKSRSLLSGLVRKKGPETIVNCVASVSQDTVKTTMKTESNQAHVTGSTHMSECEKASNSTGNSKSVTSGTGASSLSLLGAYSDSENSE